GCGCCCCGGGCCTGCTCGTCCAGGGCGGAGAGGAGCGGGGTGTCGATGAAGGCCGGACCCACTGCGTTGACGCGCAGCCCCTGCGCGCTGTACTCCAGGGCTGCCGCCTGGGTCAGGCCCACCACGCCGTGCTTGGCGGCCACGTAGCCCGCCGAGCCCGCAAAGCCCACCTGCCCCAGGATGGAGGCCATGTTCACGATGCTCCCGCCCCCGGCTTCCAGCAGGCGGGGAATCTGGGCGCGCATCCCGTAGAACACCCCCGAGAGGTTGATGTCGATCACCCGCTGCCAGCCCGCCACGCTCTGCCCCGCGACCGGGTTCAGCTCGCCGCCGATCCCGGCGTTGTTGCAGGCCACGTGCAGCGCCCCGAAGCGCTGCACCGCCGCCGATACGAGCGCCTCGTTGTCCTCGGGGCGGGAGGCGTCCGCGGGCACGAAGGTGGCCTGGGCCCCGGGGGTGGCCTCCCCGATCAGGCGCACGGTCTCCTGCCCCGCCTCCTCGTTCAGATCGGACACGACCACGCGCGCCCCCTCCCGTGCGTAGGCCAGGGCGATGGCCCGCCCGATGCCCGAGCCCGCCCCCGTCACCAACGCTGCCTTGCCCTGCAATTCCATGGCTCGCCTCCTGTGCCGGACCCGCCCGGGTGGCGACTTCCCCCGGCCCGCGGGGTCGGCCGCTCCACCGTAACACCCGGGCCGCGGGGAGCAAGTCAACGTGGGGCACCCCGACCTTGAGCGGGCACGGCTCCCCTCCCCCGGGGTTCCCCCGCTCGTCACGTGACGAGTAAAGCGGGAGATGCGCTCAGGGCGCAGTTTGCCCTACACTCTGTCCACACTTCTTCCCCGTTCCCGCCGCCCCGCCCCGCGCGTGGTCGGTGTGGCCCGCGTCTCTCCCCCGGAGGCTTTCATGTCACAGGATCACCCCACCGAACTGCCCCGTCCCGTCGCCCCCGCCACCCGCAGCGTGGGGCACTACTGGCCTGAGGGCAAACCGCGCAGCCTGACGATTCCCCGCACCAGCCTGATGCACAACCTGCGCGTGTCCGCCGAGCGCTACCCCGACAAGGTCGCCCTGTGGTTCTACGGCCGCGAGGTGACGTACCGCGAGCTGCGCGAGGGGGCCGAGCGCCTCGCCGGGCACCTCGCCGAGCAGGGGGTGGGCAAGGGGGACCGCGTCGCGGTGTGGCTCCAGAACAGCCCGGCGTGGGCGGTCGCGGCCCATGCCGTCTGGCAGCTCGGCGGGGTCGTGGTGCCGCTGGCCCCCATGCTCCAGGCCCGCGAGTTCGCCTACTTCCTGGGGGACGCGGGCATCAAGGTGGGTGTGGTCGGCGCCGAGCTGTACGAGCGGGCCAAGCAGGGCGGGCTCGAACGTGCCGTCGTGGCGAACATCATGCGGGGCACCGACGCGGGGCGGGCGGGCGTGCCCCTTCCCGAGGGGCTGGACGTGAACCCCGAGTTGCAGGAGGGGGACATCACCCTGGAGGACGCCGTGAACCACCACCCGGCCCCCGCCGCCGAGGTGAACGCCGACGACCTCGCGGTGCTGCCCTACACGAGCGGCACGACCGGGCGGCCCAAGGGGGCCATGCACACCCACGGGAGCGTGCAGGCCAACGTCTTCGGCGCGGGCGTGTGGGTGGACGGCACGGTGGAGGACGTGTTCCTGGCGACCCTGCCCTTTTTCCACGTGACCGGCTTCGTCAACAGCCTGCTCGCGCCGCTCAATGGCGGCAGCAAGGTCGTCGTCATGGCCCGCTGGGACCGGGACACGGCGCGGGAACTCATCCGGCGGCACGGGGTGGTGCGTTGGACGAACACCGCCACCATGGTGATCGACCTGATGGCCTCCCCCAACTTCAGGCCGGAGGATTTGAGCAGCGTGCGCGACATCACGGGAGGCGGGGCCTCACTCCCCGCCTCGGTGGGGCAGCGGCTGCTCGACCTGACGGGCATCACCTTTATCGAGGGGTACGGCCTGACCGAGACCATGGCGCAGACGCACACCAACCCCAGGGGCCGCCAGAAACTCCAGTGCCTGGGCATCCCGCTCTTCGACGTGGACGCTCGGGTGGTGGACCTCGACAGCGGCGAGGAGCTTCCTGCGGGGGGCGTCGGCGAGATCGTGATTCACGGGCCGCAGGTCATGCAGGGCTACTGGAACCGGCCCGAGGCGACCGGGGAGGCCTTCACGGAGATCGGCGGCAAGCGCTTCTTCCGCACGGGCGATCTGGGCTACCGGGACGAGGAGGGGTACTTCTTCTTCACCGACCGCCTCAAGCGCATGGTGAACGTCTCGGGCATGAAGGTCTGGCCCGCTGAGGTCGAGAACACGCTTCACGGCCACCCCGCCGTGCAGGAGGCCTGCGTGATCGCCGTGCCCGACGAGCGCACCGGCGAGCGCGCCCGGGCCCTCATCGTCCTGAAGCCGGGGCAGAGCGCGACCGGGGAGGAGATCGAGGCCTGGGCCCGCACCCAGATGGCGACCTACAAGGTGCCGCGCGACTACCAGTTCGTGGAGGGCCTGCCGCGCGGCGCGACGGGCAAGGTCGCCTGGCGCCCCCTCCAGGAACAGGCCCGCGCCGAGGTGAGCGGTCAGCGGTAGGAGGAGGGCAGATGGGGCGGGGCCAGGTGGACGGCCCCGCCCCTCACGCTCAGAAGGTGGCGAAAATCACGCGCAGCTCCTCCAGCCGGGGGCTGTCCGCGCGGATAAATAGCGGCAGGCATTCGAGGGGGGCCGGGACGAGGACCACCCGGTTCCCCTCGAAGGTCCGGCCCGACCAGGCGTCCACCCATCGTCCCGGCGGCAGGCGCACTTCCCGGGCCTGGGCGCCCTTCTCGACCACCGGGCAGACGAGCAGGTCGCGGGTGAAGAGGTAGGCGTGGGGATCGGCGGCGAGAAAGGCCCCCGCCTGCGGGGACACGAGCCCCGGGTAACGCATCAGCGGCAGACCCTCGGCGCTCATCGCCTGCGCTTCCCCGTACAGGTAGTCGAGCAGCCGCATCCGCAGCTTCGCGTAGCGGCGGTACACCTCCAGCGTTCGGGGGTCGCGGTGGCGCTCGGCAAGGTTCCAGGGCGTGCGGTCCCGGTTTTCCACGGCCGGGTTCCACTCGCTGTGGTACTGCATGACCGGGCAGAAGGCGCCGAAGGCGACAGAGCGCAGGTACAGCTCCACCGTGGGAATCTCGCCGCTGAAGCCGCCGATGTCCCACGACCATAGGGAGACGCCGCTCACGCCCGCCGACAGGCCCGCCTGGATGCTGGCTCTCAGGGCGTTCCAGGTGCTGTTCTCGTCGCCCGCCCAGTGGGCCGGGTACTGCCCCGCGCCCGTGAAGCCCGCCCGGGAGAAGGTCAGGCCGTTGCCCCCGGTTCGCTCCTGCACGAAGGCGTGGTACGCACCCACGTAGCTGTTGGGGTAGCCGTTGTACATCTCCAGGCCGCGCCGCCCGTCGTGCAGCCGCAGGTCCCGGCCCCACAGGTGCTCGCCACCGTCGGTCTTCATCCCGTCGATCCCGAGCTCGTCGAAGAGATAGGCGCGTTTGGCAAACCACCACGCGCTCGCCTCCGGGTTCGTGAAGTCCATGACGAGACCGTCGGTGAACCACCACCCCTGGCAGCGGTAGGGGCGGCCGTCGGCCTCCTTCACCCCGTAGCCGCGCCCCACCATGTGCGCCTCGTCGGCGCGGTGCTGGGCGTGGTCCTCGGGAACATGCTTCTGCACCGGAATCTGCCAGAGCAGCACGTGGAGGCCGTTCGCGTGGCACTCGTCGATCAGCCCCTTGGGATCGGGCCAGCGGCCGGTGAAGGTGAAGTCCGAGAGGGTCAACGCCTCGGCGCCGGGTTTCGGGGTGTACTGCGCGTCGTTCCAGATGTAGAAGGTGCTCTCGTCGCTCCAGGCTTCCAGCACGAGGACGGTGGCGGGCACGTCCTCGGCCAGGGTGCGCCGGATCACCTCCTCGGTGCGGGCCTGGTTGTTCCAGTCGTTGGAACTCATCCAGGGGCCGAAGGCCCATTTCGGGGGAACGGCCAGACCCCCGTTCAGCGCGGTGAAGGCCGCCGTCACTCCGTAGGGCTCATCCGCGACGATGAGGTGGAGGGCCATCTCCAGCGGCGATTCGGGGAGCTTGTCGAGGGTGATGACACAGGTCTCGCCCCGCAGGTCGAAGGAGGACGGCTCGGCGGCGTCCAGCCAGAGGCCCCAGGCCCCCGGCGAGACGACGAACGGCACAGGGAGGTACGTCCGTGCGCCCTGCTCCTTGTATTCCTCGTAGACGCGCACGTCGGACACGCGGCCCCGGCGGTCGGCCGTGTCGAAGCGTTCGCCCAGGCCGTACAGTGGCTCGCCCGGATCGGCCCTGAACCGTCCCTCGATCTGATTGAGCCCGCTCGCCCCCTCCAGCCAGCGGAAGGCGAGGGTGGAGCGGGCGCCGACGGTGCGGCCCGGCCGCGTGACGTGGACGTCGAGCGTGGCGAGGTTGACCTGGACCTCGGTGCCCTCGGCCTGCATGGTCACCAGATCGCCGTCCTGTTCGGCGTGACATGGGAGGCCTGCCGGAGGAGGCGCCTCCCCCGTCCCGAAGTGGAGGCGGCACACCCCGGCTCGCGGAAAGCTGAGCGCCGCGCTTCCCGCCCACCCCTCCACGCCTTGCAGTTCGAGGATGACGCCCTGATCCCGCACCTCCACCCTGGAGACGCCGCTCACCTGACGCCAGCGACCGACCGTGAAGGGGTAGGGCCCGCTCTGCACCCCTTCCTCCGTCCCAATGACGTAGCTGTACTCACCCGTCTCCACCGGGCCGAGATCCGCCGTCCACAGGTCCTGCCCGAGAGGGGTCGCCTCGACCCGGACGGCGCCACCCTTCGCTTGCAGCACCACCGCCCCCTGCGCCCCCCCGGCGCGAAAGTTCACCTGAACCCGGTCGCCAGGCTGCGGATCGCGGGGAAAGCGCTCGGTGGGCAGGCGCTTGTACGGGTCGTCGATGCCGGTGGGGTGGTGGGTGATGGTTCGGGTGGCAATATCGGTCACAGAAGACCTGCTTTGCTGAGCTGGGGCACTCGCACGGGTTCGGGCCTCACCTGCCCAGCAGCGCCGTGACCCGCTGCTGGGCGCTGGCGAGGGCCTGATCGACGGTCTTCGTGCCCAGGCTCGCGGCCTCCAGTTCCTGGTTGACGATGTCTTGGAGCTGCGACTGGTTGTCCACGACGGGTGGGGTGACCGCGTAACGCAGGCTGTCGAACACGGCCTCGCGGTTGCTGGGCAGGGGCCGCTTGAGGTAGGGGTCGATCAGGGTGCGGTTGGAGAGCGACAGCGCGGGCAGTTCCCAGTTCGCCTGGATGCGCCGCGTCGCCACCGCCGGGCTGCTCGACAGGAAGCGCACCCATTTTTCCGCGGCGGCCGGATTTCTGCTCGTGCGGCTCACGGACGCGGCGTTCGAGAAGAAGTGGGTGGCCTTTCTGGCCCCGCCCGGTTCCACCGCAATGTCCCACTTGAAGGGCGCCTTGCTGAATTTGTCGAACATCCACACGCCGGAAACGAGCATCCCGAGCTGCCCGTTCAGGAACATGTCCTCGGGGCTGACGCCGCTCATCTGGGCGCTGGTGGGCATCACCTTGGAGACGAGCACCTTGTCCACCAGGTAATGCAGCGCCCGGCGGTTGGCCGCCGTGTCGATCTGCACCGTGGGGCTCACCTTCAGGCCCCCGCCCGCCTGCTGAGCGACCTTGTAGAACTCCCAGAACTGGACGGGCTGGTAGACGCCGTACACCCGCTGCCCCGGGTTGTTGATCTTCTGCGCGGCGCTGAGCACGTCCTGCCACTTCCAGGTCGCGGTGGGGTACCCCACGCCCGCCTTGTCGAAGAGGTCCTTGTTGTAGAAGAGGACCACCGTGGAGAAGCTGATGGGCAGCGCGTACTGGCGGCCCCCGTACTTGAAGGCGTTCAGCGCCGCCGGGTAGAAGGTGTTCGCGGGGGCGAGGTTGGCGGGCAGGGGCCGCAGTGCGTTCTTCGAGGCGAAGGAGACGAAGTTCTCGTAGTTCAGGTCGAAGGCGTCCGGCGCGTTCCCGGCGGCGATGTCCGTCTGGAGCTTGGTGAAGTAGGAGTCAAAGGGCGCGGTGACGAGGTTGACCTTCACCCCGGGGTTCTCCTTCTCGAAGGTCCCGATCAGCGCCCGCATGTCGTCCATGTGGGTGGCGTCGGTCGTGAAGGAGTAGTACGTGAGGGTGGTCTGGGCGAGGGCGGGGCTGGCGGCGGCGAGCAGGGCGAGCGTGAGCAGCTTCTTCATACGGTCCTCCAGGGACGTGATGGGCAGGCTCAGGCGGGGTGCGCGTCAGGTCGTGGCCGCCTCACCCCTTCAGCCCGCTGGTGGTGACGCCCTCGACCACCCAGCGCTGGGCGAGCAGGAACACCAGGATCATCGGGGTGACGGTCAGGACGGTTCCGGCCATGATCAGGTTCCACTGGGTCTGGCCGGGGTACACGCCCTGCAAGGTGGCGAGCGCGAGCGGCAGGGTCATCAGGTTCTGGTGGCTCACGATGAGCAGCGGCCACAGGAAGTTGTTCCAGGACGCCATAAAGGAGAACACCGCGAGGGTGGCAATCGCCGGACCCGAGAGCGGCAGCATCACCCGCCAGAAGGTGGAGAAGGTGCTGCTGCCGTCGAGCGTGGCGGCCTCCTCCAGCTCGACCGGCAGCGACAGGAAGAACTGGCGCATCAGGAAGATGCCGAAGGCGCTGAACATCGCCGGAACGATCAGGCCCAGGTACGAGTTCGTCCAGCCGAGGGTCTTGACGATGATGAACAGGGGCGTCATCGTGACGGCGAAGGGCACCATCAGCGTCGCGAGGAAGACCGTGAACAGCGCGTCCCGACCCCAGAAGCGGAAGCGGGCGAAGGCGTATCCGGCCATGGAGCTGACGACAAGTTGGCCGAGCGTGGTGAGGACCGCGACGACCACGGAGTTGAGCAGCACGCGCCAGATGGGGAAGCTCGCGGCGACCTCGCCGTAGGCGCCGAGCGTGGGTTCCCGGGGAATCAGGCGCGGCGGTAACGTCAGCACGTCCGTCGAGGGTTTGAGCGACGTGGAGAGCATCCACAGGAACGGCACCATCATCACGGCGGCCCCGACGAGGAGCGCGAGGAAGGTCAGGGTGCGCCCCCAGGGGAAGGGTTTGCGGCGGGTACGCCCGGTCTCCCGCACCATCGTCCGGGCCTGCGAGGTCACGCCGCCCACCGTCCCCTCAGCCGCGAGATCAGGAAGGACGTGGCGAACACCAGCCCGAACAGCACCCACGACATCGCGGCGGCGTAGCCCATCTGGCTGTACGAGAAAGCACTCTTCACGATGCGCTCGATCAGGACCGTGGTCGCCCCCGCCGGGCCCCCGCCCGTCATCACGTACACCTGGTCGAACACCTGAAAGGAGTTGATCAGGCTGATCGTCAGCGCGAAGAACACGGCGGGCATGAGGAGCGGCAGGGTGATGAGGCGCTGGAGCTGCGCCGGGCTCGCCCCGTCGATGGCAGCGGCCTCGTAATACTCCTGCGGGATGGTCTGAAGTCCGGCGAGAAGGATCGTCATCACGAAGCCCAGGTCCTTCCACAGGCTGGTGAGGATCACGGCGGCCAGCGCGTAGGCGGGGTCGAAGAGCCAGGCGGGACCCGGCACACCGAGGTGGGAAAGGGCGTTGTTGATCAGCCCGTACTGCGGGTTCAGCAGCCACTTCCAAACCAGTCCCACAGCCACCCAGGAGGTGACGACGGGCAGGAAGTACACCGCCCGCAGCAGGCCCCGGCCCGGGATGCGGCTGTTGAGCGCCACCGCGACCAGGAAGCCCAGGACCATCACGGGCGGCACGTACCCCGCGATGAAGGTGAGGGTGTGCCGCAGCGCCGCCCAGAACTCGGGGTCGCCCAGCATCTGCCGGAAGTTCGCCAGCCCCGCGAGGCGCGCCGGGGTGAGCAGGTCCCAGCGCGCGAAGGCCAGGGCCAGGGACGCCAGGATCGGGCCGATCAGGAAGACCGCCGCGCCGATCAGGGCCGGGCCCAGGAAGAGGGCGAGCGTTCCGTACCGCCGCAGCCCGCGTTCGTACATCACGTCACCTCCAGGTCAAAGGTCCGGCTGATCGCCAGGCTGGCCGCCCCCCGCGCCCAGGCCTCGTCGCCCCAGGGTTCGACCACGACGGGCAGGTCGTCCGCCAGCCCGTCGAAGGCATTCTCGCGCAGCGTGCGGCGCAGAGCGGAAAAGTAGGGCTCGCCCAGGCGCACCCCCTCCCCGCCAATCACAATGAGTTCCGGGTTGAAGAGGTTGACGAGGTTGGCGAGGGCGACGCCCACCCGCTCCCCGGCGTCGGTCAACAGCGCCCCGATGCGGGCGTCGCTGCGCTGTGCCAGGACCGCGTGGATGTCGGGGAGGGGGAGGTCGGGGGCGGCCTCTCGGGCGCGGGCGACGAGGGCGGGTTCGGAGGCGTACGCCTCCAGGCAGCCGCGCTTGCCGCAGTCGCAGGCCCGGCCGCCCCGCTCGCTGACGGTGTGGCCGAGTTCCCCAGCGCCGCCCCGCGCGCCCCGGTACGTCCGCCCGTTCGCCACCAGCCCCGACCCGATGCCCCGGCCCACGGTGACGACGGCGAGGTGCCGGGCCTGGCGGCCGTGGCCGAAGAGGCGTTCGGCCGCCGCGAAGGCGTTGACATCGTTGTCGATCACGGTGGGCACACCGGTCGCCCGCTCCAGCAACTCGGCGATGGGCACCCCGTGCCACCCCAGATACGAGGAGTGGACGCAGACCCCGCTCTCCGTGTCGATCACGCCGGGCAGCCCCATGCCCAGGCCCACCAGGCGCTCCCGGGGCACCCCGCTGCCGTCCAGCAGCCGGGCCGTGACCTCGGCGGCGGTCTGCACGACCGTTTCCGGCCGGGTATCCGGCAGGTCGCAGCGGACGTGGTTCCCCACCTCTCCGCCCAGGTTGGCGAGGACCGCGTCCAGCCCGCGCTCCATCAGCTTGAACCCGACGGCGGCGCGGGCACCGTAGTTGACCGTGAGCAGGACCGGGGGGCGCCCTCCAGTGGAGGGGCCGGTCGCCTGCTCCTCGACCAGGCCGTCCTCAATCAGTTCCGCGATGACGGCGGTCACGGCGGCGCCGCTGAGGCCGGAGCGCTCCCGGAGCTGAACGCGGCTGAGCGGCGCCTCGTGCAGAAGCATGTTGAGCAGCGCGTTTCTGTTCAGGGCGCGCACGACGCTCTGATCATTGCCGCGGAGTGAACGCATGCGCCCTCCTCTTTCTTCACTTACTGATTGAAGTAAGGGGAGCGTACGACGTTCTTCCCGCTTCGTCAAGCGCAGAGGCCCCCTGATCACGAGACGCACGGTTACGTGGGGTGCGGGTGGCGAGCGCGCCCGGGGAGTGCCCGGGGCTCCACCGGGCAATCACCCGTCAGGAACGCGGCGGCTATGGGTGAAAGCCTCCGCCGAGCCTCACCCGCATTGGGAAGAGCCCAGTCTGGCCGGGGGCCGATCTGGGCGGGCTTAAGAAGCTTTGCCTGCGGGAAGAGAGCCTCCTTTGGGCGCGGAGTGGAGGTCCGAAAGGGCGTGACGCACCG
This window of the Deinococcus apachensis DSM 19763 genome carries:
- a CDS encoding SDR family NAD(P)-dependent oxidoreductase, producing the protein MELQGKAALVTGAGSGIGRAIALAYAREGARVVVSDLNEEAGQETVRLIGEATPGAQATFVPADASRPEDNEALVSAAVQRFGALHVACNNAGIGGELNPVAGQSVAGWQRVIDINLSGVFYGMRAQIPRLLEAGGGSIVNMASILGQVGFAGSAGYVAAKHGVVGLTQAAALEYSAQGLRVNAVGPAFIDTPLLSALDEQARGALVALHPIGRLGRPEEVAELVLWLSSDRASFVTGAYYPVDGGYLAR
- a CDS encoding ROK family transcriptional regulator — translated: MRSLRGNDQSVVRALNRNALLNMLLHEAPLSRVQLRERSGLSGAAVTAVIAELIEDGLVEEQATGPSTGGRPPVLLTVNYGARAAVGFKLMERGLDAVLANLGGEVGNHVRCDLPDTRPETVVQTAAEVTARLLDGSGVPRERLVGLGMGLPGVIDTESGVCVHSSYLGWHGVPIAELLERATGVPTVIDNDVNAFAAAERLFGHGRQARHLAVVTVGRGIGSGLVANGRTYRGARGGAGELGHTVSERGGRACDCGKRGCLEAYASEPALVARAREAAPDLPLPDIHAVLAQRSDARIGALLTDAGERVGVALANLVNLFNPELIVIGGEGVRLGEPYFSALRRTLRENAFDGLADDLPVVVEPWGDEAWARGAASLAISRTFDLEVT
- a CDS encoding carbohydrate ABC transporter permease, producing the protein MYERGLRRYGTLALFLGPALIGAAVFLIGPILASLALAFARWDLLTPARLAGLANFRQMLGDPEFWAALRHTLTFIAGYVPPVMVLGFLVAVALNSRIPGRGLLRAVYFLPVVTSWVAVGLVWKWLLNPQYGLINNALSHLGVPGPAWLFDPAYALAAVILTSLWKDLGFVMTILLAGLQTIPQEYYEAAAIDGASPAQLQRLITLPLLMPAVFFALTISLINSFQVFDQVYVMTGGGPAGATTVLIERIVKSAFSYSQMGYAAAMSWVLFGLVFATSFLISRLRGRWAA
- a CDS encoding ABC transporter substrate-binding protein: MKKLLTLALLAAASPALAQTTLTYYSFTTDATHMDDMRALIGTFEKENPGVKVNLVTAPFDSYFTKLQTDIAAGNAPDAFDLNYENFVSFASKNALRPLPANLAPANTFYPAALNAFKYGGRQYALPISFSTVVLFYNKDLFDKAGVGYPTATWKWQDVLSAAQKINNPGQRVYGVYQPVQFWEFYKVAQQAGGGLKVSPTVQIDTAANRRALHYLVDKVLVSKVMPTSAQMSGVSPEDMFLNGQLGMLVSGVWMFDKFSKAPFKWDIAVEPGGARKATHFFSNAASVSRTSRNPAAAEKWVRFLSSSPAVATRRIQANWELPALSLSNRTLIDPYLKRPLPSNREAVFDSLRYAVTPPVVDNQSQLQDIVNQELEAASLGTKTVDQALASAQQRVTALLGR
- a CDS encoding carbohydrate ABC transporter permease produces the protein MTSQARTMVRETGRTRRKPFPWGRTLTFLALLVGAAVMMVPFLWMLSTSLKPSTDVLTLPPRLIPREPTLGAYGEVAASFPIWRVLLNSVVVAVLTTLGQLVVSSMAGYAFARFRFWGRDALFTVFLATLMVPFAVTMTPLFIIVKTLGWTNSYLGLIVPAMFSAFGIFLMRQFFLSLPVELEEAATLDGSSTFSTFWRVMLPLSGPAIATLAVFSFMASWNNFLWPLLIVSHQNLMTLPLALATLQGVYPGQTQWNLIMAGTVLTVTPMILVFLLAQRWVVEGVTTSGLKG
- a CDS encoding long-chain-fatty-acid--CoA ligase; amino-acid sequence: MSQDHPTELPRPVAPATRSVGHYWPEGKPRSLTIPRTSLMHNLRVSAERYPDKVALWFYGREVTYRELREGAERLAGHLAEQGVGKGDRVAVWLQNSPAWAVAAHAVWQLGGVVVPLAPMLQAREFAYFLGDAGIKVGVVGAELYERAKQGGLERAVVANIMRGTDAGRAGVPLPEGLDVNPELQEGDITLEDAVNHHPAPAAEVNADDLAVLPYTSGTTGRPKGAMHTHGSVQANVFGAGVWVDGTVEDVFLATLPFFHVTGFVNSLLAPLNGGSKVVVMARWDRDTARELIRRHGVVRWTNTATMVIDLMASPNFRPEDLSSVRDITGGGASLPASVGQRLLDLTGITFIEGYGLTETMAQTHTNPRGRQKLQCLGIPLFDVDARVVDLDSGEELPAGGVGEIVIHGPQVMQGYWNRPEATGEAFTEIGGKRFFRTGDLGYRDEEGYFFFTDRLKRMVNVSGMKVWPAEVENTLHGHPAVQEACVIAVPDERTGERARALIVLKPGQSATGEEIEAWARTQMATYKVPRDYQFVEGLPRGATGKVAWRPLQEQARAEVSGQR
- a CDS encoding TIM-barrel domain-containing protein gives rise to the protein MTDIATRTITHHPTGIDDPYKRLPTERFPRDPQPGDRVQVNFRAGGAQGAVVLQAKGGAVRVEATPLGQDLWTADLGPVETGEYSYVIGTEEGVQSGPYPFTVGRWRQVSGVSRVEVRDQGVILELQGVEGWAGSAALSFPRAGVCRLHFGTGEAPPPAGLPCHAEQDGDLVTMQAEGTEVQVNLATLDVHVTRPGRTVGARSTLAFRWLEGASGLNQIEGRFRADPGEPLYGLGERFDTADRRGRVSDVRVYEEYKEQGARTYLPVPFVVSPGAWGLWLDAAEPSSFDLRGETCVITLDKLPESPLEMALHLIVADEPYGVTAAFTALNGGLAVPPKWAFGPWMSSNDWNNQARTEEVIRRTLAEDVPATVLVLEAWSDESTFYIWNDAQYTPKPGAEALTLSDFTFTGRWPDPKGLIDECHANGLHVLLWQIPVQKHVPEDHAQHRADEAHMVGRGYGVKEADGRPYRCQGWWFTDGLVMDFTNPEASAWWFAKRAYLFDELGIDGMKTDGGEHLWGRDLRLHDGRRGLEMYNGYPNSYVGAYHAFVQERTGGNGLTFSRAGFTGAGQYPAHWAGDENSTWNALRASIQAGLSAGVSGVSLWSWDIGGFSGEIPTVELYLRSVAFGAFCPVMQYHSEWNPAVENRDRTPWNLAERHRDPRTLEVYRRYAKLRMRLLDYLYGEAQAMSAEGLPLMRYPGLVSPQAGAFLAADPHAYLFTRDLLVCPVVEKGAQAREVRLPPGRWVDAWSGRTFEGNRVVLVPAPLECLPLFIRADSPRLEELRVIFATF